In the genome of Musa acuminata AAA Group cultivar baxijiao unplaced genomic scaffold, Cavendish_Baxijiao_AAA HiC_scaffold_468, whole genome shotgun sequence, one region contains:
- the LOC103973020 gene encoding NADH-ubiquinone oxidoreductase chain 3, translated as MSEFEPICIYLVMSLLVSLISLGVPFPFASNSSTYPEKLSAHECGSDPSGDARSRFDIRFYLVSILFIILDLEVTFSSPWAVPPNKIDLFGFWSMMAFLWILTIGSIYEWKRGASDRE; from the coding sequence ATGTCGGAATTTGAACCTATTTGTATCTATTTGGTGATGAGTCTGCTAGTTTCTTTGATCTCACTCGGTGTTCCTTTTCCATTTGCTTCTAATAGTTCCACCTATCCAGAAAAGTTGTCGGCCCATGAATGTGGTTCCGATCCCTCTGGTGATGCCAGAAGTCGTTTCGATATACGATTTTATCTGGTctctattttatttattatccttGATCTGGAAGTGACCTTTTCTTCTCCTTGGGCAGTACCTCCCAACAAGATTGATCTGTTTGGATTTTGGTCGATGATGgcgtttttatggattttgacgaTTGGATCTATCTATGAATGGAAAAGGGGTGCTTCGGATCGGGAGTAA
- the LOC103973021 gene encoding small ribosomal subunit protein uS12m: MPTFNQLIRHGREEKRRTNRTRASDQCPQKQGICLRVLTRTPKKPNSALRKIAKVRLSNQQHIFAHIPGEGHNSQEHPIVLVRGGRVKDSPGVKSHCIRGVKDLLGIPDRRRGRSKYGAERPSSK, encoded by the coding sequence ATGCCTACATTCAATCAATTGATTCGTCATGGTAGAGAAGAAAAACGGCGCACGAACCGTACTCGAGCTTCGGATCAATGTCCCCAGAAGCAAGGAATATGCCTGCGTGTTCTTACGAGAACACCGAAAAAACCCAATTCAGCTCTACGTAAGATAGCCAAAGTACGGTTGAGCAATCAACAACATATATTTGCTCACATTCCAGGCGAAGGTCATAATTCGCAGGAACATCCTATAGTCTTAGTAAGAGGAGGTAGAGTGAAAGATTCGCCAGGTGTGAAATCCCATTGTATTCGAGGAGTCAAGGATTTGCTGGGAATTCCGGATCGCAGAAGGGGCAGATCCAAATATGGTGCTGAAAGACCTTCATCGAAATGA